The Elgaria multicarinata webbii isolate HBS135686 ecotype San Diego chromosome 1, rElgMul1.1.pri, whole genome shotgun sequence genome includes the window CTGTATAGCCTTATGAAAAATGTGATACTTAATTATCTTTGGGGAAATCCAAAGTTTAAAATTAGGAAGAGCTATTGCTGAAAGAGCACAACTGTGAGGGCTTTTGTTGAGAAGCCATATAATTGTATTCAAAATAGAAGATCAGTGGGTTTAACGTTTTCAAGACCCAATCAAAAGAAGCATCCGTATCCTGTTCTATCAATGGTGTTTGACACTAGAtcttctaatagtgaactcaaatTTAGTGTCAGCTAAATCCATGCAATTGTTTATGGCATAAATATGGGATGTTTTGACTCCTAGgttgggatccaaagagctatttTCGATATGCCCAGGGCTTGATcaggcctggtgtgtgtgtgtgtgtgtttgaataggACCCCCCTCTCTATGGTTTATAACAAGCTACTTGGGTGTGAATGCTTTTGTTTATGACACATAAGCCCAAAGCCCCCTTGCAGGTATGTAACTAATTGTGTGTTGGATCCCATCCATAGCAATTGATGTTTCCTTCCACGGTGCTTCTGTTACAGTGATACTGGATTGGCTGTGGCTAATGACTTCATCCAAGTAGGGTTACCTTTAGTGGTGCAGAGCATTCATTTCATGAAAATTGAACTAAGCTGTTCCTTGAGACCTCTCTGCTCCTTAAGGGAGTGAGGGGCACTGATCAAGAACTTTGTGGAATCGTTGGAAATAGGATAGGTCCTCCTTCAACATAAATATGTCATCAGCCAGGCTCCTGCCACAAGAGTTGCACtggtcccccctcccttttctttcttgatCCGATGGGGAACAAGCCCATTTGGGCCACAAATCTGGTATGTTCTCCCCAAAATAGAAAACAGTTCgtagaagaaaagagagaagtcCAAGGATGTAGAATGTAAATTGAGATATGCCTAGAAAAATATGCTGAATGAATCTAAAAAGCACATGACTGGCCTAAGGCAATGGGAGATTATCCATTCACTGTCATGAAGCTAAACGTTTCACAGACGGCCTCTTGCACCATCTGGGGATACCTGATCTACCAATAAAAAAGACTGACAGGAGCCTGCTGGGCTTCATTAATGTCTAAGGCGGAAAACTGTTTGCTTGCCATTATCTTCACTTCAAAGACTTGGATTTGCACCAGTAGAAATTGGACAACAAAAGGGGAACATTATTCCCTTGTTCTGTCTTTCTCATGGCTAGATTTACACCTCCTGGACTATGAATCAACTAAGAATATACTACAGCCTCCCATCTGTACTTTCCTCCTCAATAGAGAAATCATTTCTTTTCCAGTACCTGTCTTCTCATAATTTCTGCTCATCATTATCTATATTGATCTTAGATCCATTTGCACTATTTATTTGTCCGCCTTGTTCATTTTTGTGTCCCTTGGAATTAATCTTGCTGTCTGGATGTTGTTCAAGCCAACAGTCTGGATTACGAGTAAATCCATCCAGGTTGTGTATAACCTGTGTCAAGTACCTCCATTGGCAAAGGGCCAAGGTGCATGTCAATAGCAGATACCCTTTATCCCGAATTGCTCTTTCCTGGCAAGCTTCAAAAGAAGAAGTGAAGCAGCTTCTCttcctttcagtctttcttcGTGCCTCCCCCACAGGGGTAGAGAAAGAGTGTTGTTCTCTTTACATGTGATGTGTGTGTATCCACactcctccctcctttcccagaTTGGGCTGGATTAGGATAAAAAGTTTCCTTGGAGAGGCCCTACTATATAGTCATTTACAGCCTCTGTTGCATTTTCCCTTCTTCCAGCTGTACAAGGCCAAGAACATTTCTTTAAGGCAAGCTGACAATTGGAGCAGTTGAGACTtcacttttcctcttctttctttctttctttctttctttcgagaAGGAAAGTGGAGCAAAAatatgaaatgaataaaaatttagtACTAACCCTATTCACTCATTGACTGTCATATGCTTAACAATTGTGCAACGTTCTATATTGTGCTGGATGCCCATAGGCAGAATAGAGCAGGATGAATATCTCAGAGTTTTCCCCCCAATGCCTGAATAGCGGAGCTCTGGTGGTGGCAAGGATGCAGCAGTGGTTGAGTAGAATAGTAGGCCTCGTCCCACTTTTAATACTGTCAGAGGCAAAAAGTGAACAAGGCTACTGTGTTGCCTgaatctgagagccagtgtggggtggggtagtgattagagtattggactgaggCAGGGGTCACATGGGTTCTAGTGCCTGCTGTGCcataaagttcactgggtgactttgggccagctgctgactctcagcctaacctaacacacagggttgttgtgaggataaaatgcgtGAGGAGGAAGACAGCACtctgccttgggctctttggaagaaaggtgggatataaatctaatgaaTGAATGCCTGAATGATTGTGATGTTCTGACAACCTCAGCTCATGCCTGGTCTACATATGTAGGAGAATGAAGGTCGTAACATTCTGAGGTGGTACATTGGGTTGTACAGTTCTTAACTGTAGGTAGGTGAAGGTGCCGTTTATGAATGCCCGcctaagattaaaaacaaaaacaaaatccatgCAAGTAAAATATTAGCACAACAGGATTACATTTCTTGAACACCACTGCTGACCCTCAAAAGGCACCAAACAGCTTAGCCATGTAACATACAGTCTGTGGCAAGCAGCTAGTCATAGAGTCACACAAAAGGAGGCACCCAAAAGATTTTCAAGCTACATTTTCAATGGCTCTTAATCTTTTGCAGTGAGCAAGGTTTGTCATTGCATGTCTTGATAATGCATTATAAtaaagggaggttgtgggctctcccaccctagaggtgttcaagaggcagctggacagccatctgtcagggatgctttgaggtggattcctgcattgagcagggagttggactcgatggccttatagatcccttccaactctactattctatgattctagatcctaagaattgttgtaaaccatccagagagctttggctattgggtggtatagaaatgatgatgatgatgatgataataatttctCAATTgtaaggaaattcctgaatcagtaaaagacagaatggcctggcaaagcccatcatggccaccatgagtgagaagatgatgatgatgatgatgatgatgatgatgatgatgatgatgatgatggagatggagaatgaaaCATCTTTTGCCGATATAACCAACTGCCTTTTGCCATTCCAGCTCCTTTGGGCATTTCCAAGCAAAAGAAAATGATGTTGCCTCTGGGGCACCGGCAGGATCAGCTGCAAGTGACAATTTGAGACGAGGACTGTGCTTGACCAGGCTTTCTGTCACCAAGGTACTCAGCAGCCAGTATGCAACAACTTCATTCAGCAGCTCTGTAAATGTTCTCGGATAGCCTGTCCAACCCTGTGCTATGCCACAGCTCCCGCTGGAGCCCTTATGTCAAGTTCATAAAAGTCTGGCAGGTGGATAGCAGCACAAGGCCATGTGTTAGGCGCATGTTTTAATGAGATATGATTTCACAAATCTGTGGAAACAAGGGCTGCAAAATGTACTGCTTGAAGTATGTTTCATTATAATGTAGGCATGTGGATAGCGATTTGCTTTAATACAGAAGAATTTTTCTAATTCCAAAAGGTTGTGCAGAGATAAATAGATCTTCTCCCCGGCTTTTTCACCAATCCCAGTAACAataagggagggaaagaaagaggactgTGTGTTCTCTCACTGTCTCatcaatcatgccaagtttgaagcagttcCCTTCATTCCTTGTATTTTTTAaggattgttttaatttttttcactcaacccccccccccctttatgtaTCAAAAACTCCCTGCATAAATGtacaggggtgaattaatgcagaatcatgtgtaggtgggtgggtttgaggggaactgcttcaaacttggtatgcctaaagccctacttaagagctaccatgctgctaggtttcatctctttatctttaaaaatgacacatgtaaacattttgttaattgccataggctaatggaacagctgagctgtcaaactttaaaaaattcctaggAAAACAAGAGTTGaagggatctgattcaaacttgcatGGCTATATCCCTctataagagctatcatggtgccaagtttcatctctttagctttaaaaatgacagagctgtaaggaTTTTGGTTAATTGTCATAGCCTATGATGAagtggttatctgaaaacagGATGGAGCTCTGAATAACCTTTGCTCTGCACTGTGGGTatctgatgattttaaaaatgtcccCTAACTGCACCGAAACTTTGGAGCTCCATCGGAGCACCATCAGACCCTCAGATTTTCGGTGCGAAGGGCACCCCCTACTGGATATCATGTGGATTGCAGCTTCAAGCCAGCCTTCCATTCAGAACCAGTCCCTACTCTACCATGCCAATGTTATGCAGAGCCATCACTTCCACCATATCTGTCCTCCAAAAACGTGAAAAGTAATGGTACCAAACCATTTGTGTGATTTTATTATTGGTGGTTTCTAACcaatgggaatacttcacagatcaatgtccaggaATTACAAAGGTAAGTTCAATAATATTTGTAAAACACTTCATCCCTTACccttgtgggaggggggaaataacagaAGAGGAATGGTAGTTGTTTCAAGAGACATTAAAGTTCGAAAGGCACCAAAACTCAatgatgtgatttttaaaaaaaatattttggggcTGCAAGTAACATCCATGCTTCCAGCTCCAACGAGCAGGGTCAGATGTTAGGGACAGTGCCGACTGATAACTCCATTGGAAATCATTGCATCATATCATAGCAGTGATGCTACCTTGACTAAAGTCCAAGGCATCCATTGGCAGCCTGGAGCAATAGCTCACTGCCCAGCCTCAGACAAACACGTGATGTCTCCAGGGGAATCTAATGCCGGTACCTAGCAGGACTCTTCCCATGTCATAAATGGTTACATTACATTCAAGCTGGCATTAAAGAGCAGGGTTGAAACTTCATCCATCTTGGCCCCAAATTGGCTTAGCATCTGTGCAGGATATCAGAGATCATCTTGAAATCTATTTACTTCAACACAAGGTGCTAATGAACAGCCTTTTCCCCCTGATACTTGCCCACAGTGCTTCTGTGATTTCTTCAATGAAGTATTGGAGTGCTTCAGtgataaaatgaaaatagaatTAAGTTTCAGACAGGTGGACGTTGACATTGTCTCTATGAAATGCTGAAGAAGGGCAGATATCTGAGCCAAGCAAGCCTAATAGAGTTGAAGGTGACCTTGTAGTTGATCAGGTCCAACTTCCTGCTTGATGTAGGAAATCCAGAGCTGGACTATTTTCAACAGGTGGCCACCCAACCTCTGCTTGAAGATCTCCAGTGAAGGGATAGTCCACCAGGcctctaggcaattggttccagtTTTAAACTACCCTTTCCTTAAGacatttctcctgatgttcaaccaaaagcAACCCTTTCCTAATATAAAGGTCATTTGATCTAGTCCTGCCCTTAGAACAGGTCTTTGCCCTCTCATGTGATAaccctccaggtttttgaagggcTATCATATCATATCCCCCTctagtcttcttttctccatattttaattttattaattaatcaCATTTCTTTGCCACTagggatgtatagattttgtaaaatcagGTTCTGCCTACATTTTGTGGGTTTGCTAATGCCTTTTATTCTGTTGTCCATTCATTGGCAGAATCTGATTTTTCCaagttcccaaatttgcacaaattcacacttgcaaaatgtgcaaatccatcCAAAATGCACAGATCTAACCCAAAATGTGCATATCCCCACAAAATATACATCTTCATGCTTTGGCCTATAggggaaaatatgtattttcagccagtgttttttattttattttatatccttttctacaattaaatttgcctaaaattccagaaaacaacaaaaaactggTCAAtgagtccacagaatccatgcaaaTCAGGAAAAGGTAGTCCACTGCAAAATCtacgggtcagattcatagaaatttgaactcatttgattccattgtggatttctccaacatctctatatactgcccaaaagctgaaATTCTCTAGGTGGTTGACAACATATCCAGTTCCTTTAACCTTTCCTCTTGTCATAGAATGCATTTTTCATACCAacttggttgccctcttctgaaaaaGTTCCAAAGTATCTGCACCCTTTTTAAAGTATGGCACCCAgagctggacgcaatactccagatgaggtctGACAAGTCTACTCCCAATGATAAAACTATTGCTTCCTGCAAGTTGGGAATGCAATGCAGCCTGTAATTGCATTagctgtttttcctttctttcttttttttacagctgcATCATACTGCTGTCTCATGTTCAGTTTGTGATGGATTACAATTCCAAGGCCCCTTCCACATGTACCATTACCTACTGCACACTGGGTTGTTTGTCACACCATGATCAAGCATACCTTAGAAGCAGACTACTTATATAGATGACACctttattctttaaaataaagaataaaaaggaTGATATGAAGAATGGAAGGAGTCACCTAGAGGGGAgggaatgtgggggtgggggtggcaggaggGGAATGATTATATtggaaaatgaacaaaaataataaattgttttaaaaaagtatgtgctAAACTAGAACCTTTGGAATGATGTTGTTTATACAGAATGGCATCTAAAGTTTGTGCATCTATTTTGTAAAACTTGATGAATTAGAAAATTGTGGCTAATTTTCATTCAGACATTGGTGGGTTTCTTTTGTCACTGCTGTGTATTCCCTGCAATATAAGAGAACTTGAAGCACAGGTCCTACCTGTGGCACAGACAGAGGTAGTTTGTAGCACATCTGGACAGGAAGGCCCATAGATCTGGCATAGAGTCTGATTGATACTTCTGCTTGATTCCCTGTCTTGGAAAACTAGAGCcaaaaccaccctaaagcatagttGATACGTGGGTGGGTGAGTATACTATAATATGTATGCTATAATACATAGTGGAGCAACAGTACCTCATATTTTGGACTTGCCTAAGAAAGCTTGGCCACCGGTGTTCAGCTCTTTGAGCCAAAAAACGTCATAACTACTGAAAAAAGAGATGGCTAAAACTTAACCAGTTGGACTTCAAACATCGCAGTATCCACAATACCGGTTCTGTCTGGTTATCAGTATGGTCTGTTGTATGTCCAGGTGTGAGAACGGCTTAAGAACAACACTGCATTCAAAGTAAAATgatctggtgcctccagatgttccGTATGAAATATCTGAAACAGATCTAAGGAAAGCACATAGCTGATCTTGTTGCTTTCCCACTCTttccgcacccccaccccaccctggtccTGCTTTTATTATCTAAGAGTATTACTGAACTAATATTGCAATTTGAGTACAGGAAACTGAGATAGAAAAGCTTTTCGGGTTTCAAACTTACTCTTTTTCTTCTCACAGTTGAACCATCTGGTGACGGAACAATTGGTAAGCTGTGGAGTTCCAGCAGTGGGCATTTCAGTAAGGGCACCAGTTGTTTTTATTTGTCTCCTTTTTAGGGGATGATGTCTTTCTTGGGAAGAAAATACCATGGGAGGCATATTTGGGTGGAGGGGAGGAATTGGGACTTGTACAAGTCATGTACAAGTCTTAGATCTGCTCCAAATAAACTGCTGCAGCATCTTGTTCCTGGTTTTTCATAATACAATATCATCTATTTTGATAATTTTAGTTAATTGATCATCAGCCTTTTAACTATTAATCAATTCAGTGTAAGGACATATGCATATTGCCAGCATCTCTGTATAAGTTGCCTTTTGAGATTCGACTATATTAAGATAATTTACagaaggaaaggttgaaggaaagTATTAGAAGACAAGaatatattttccttttcattcctaTTACATTAACACACCGGAACCAAGGGATCCCCCAGCCTCAAAAGCAAAGTAACTaacttgtagttttaattttcaaGTTGCCAGTCCCCATAATTTATAACTAGTAATTCTTTCAATTTTGGCATTACATCTTGtaaactggttttatttatttccacaTTTGGAGTTGGCTTTGACTGGCACATTCTAATTGATGTTTTGAGGCATGACTGACTTGAATTCACAATAGAAACAAGAATGTTTGTCTTTGTTGTCTTTTTCACAGCCTTTTGGATCCTGGAAGACGGCATGCAAGAATGTCAGCCAGGCTGGTATTGAGGCAGTGAAGGATGTTTTAGATGCAGGTTACGTCCCAGTTTTACACGGCGACTGTGCTTTGGACTTGGAACAGCACTGCTGCATCTTATCTGGCGATACAATCATTGAGGTGAGAGGTGGGGAATGGGACGCTTCTTATTCACGCATAACAAAAGTAGCATTTGGTATTTAGCCTTAATGCATCATTTCCATCTTTCTCCATTTCCACTAGATGTGAAAccatttctgctttgtttgttAGTTGAAATTATTGTTATGCCGCCTTTCAGGATACAGATtctcccagaatggcttacaagtaacataaaaataatacaatCACAATACAGAatattacctttaaaaaaaaaatcaataaaaaccaaTCAGTGAATTGTTAGGTTCCTTCCCACAGGCCTAGTTGATGCTAGGCAGCCCTGGTGGGGAGAGGGAATAGGGAGCCTGAGGTCTTCTTCGCTTGTCTCTCCCACACTCTCCTCAGTTCTAACAAACGTGCCAAAAACTTTGCAAATACATCTTCTTGTGGATATAGTAGAGAATGTCTTGGTGTCCATGCACACCAATTGTACTTCCAAGAAATGTGGATTTCTTAGGCTGATTTCTTCTCTTGCCTTCAAACATATATGCAGCATTTATGCTTGATAAGCACTTCAGAATGAAATTTTTTAACTTCTGGGATAGATGCTAGTTTGTAAATCCAGTCGTGAACAGCCTCTCCATGTGTAAACAAACATATGTGTACCCCAGTTTCTTAACCGGGCCAAATGTGCATCAACCTAGGAAGCAGCCAAGATCTAAAGAGATTATTTCAAGTTCTGCAGCTGTATGGCTTGTAAGAAAAACAATGACATGCAAAGGAAATTCATGTATTAACTTCATTGATAAGCAGTCCTAGACTCAACACGTGTTTATGTTAAGCATGAGTATATGCTTGCATGTCACCCTCATAACAAAAGGTGTAAGTCTtttctgtgaatggcagcatACTCAAGTAGGTTTAAAACATTACTGCCCAAGCTGCAGGGAGTTCTCACTGTTGTGCTTCCTTCTCTGAGGCAGACAAATATGTAGCTATTCTCACATAAATTTCCCTGCGTTCCCAGACTCAAGACGATTCTCACACTAAGATGTGACCCTCAAATTTTATGTTTCCTACTCAGAGAAGCACCATAGCTTATGGTGGAAtacatgcattgcatgcaaaaggcccaagaccctggcatctccagtgaaaaTATCCTGGGGCTATGAAAGAACATTGGTTGAGATATTGAAGAGCTGCCATGTAGGTGGGTTCAATGAACCCGTGATTTAGTAGAGGGCAGTTTCATGTGTTTCATGTCTccgccccttccccccttcctttttcagGTTCTGGCTATGAAGTTCTTTCCTAGGCGAGTTGTGTTTCTCACAGATGTCAGCGGAATTTATAGCTGCCCACCTGACACTCCAGGTACAGAACAAGTCACGCCAGGGCGGATACTAGCCAGTATTCAAACAAGCACAAACCCCTAACTATTACACAGCAATACTTATTCATGCAGTCCAGTTTTGAAGTATTAATGTTTGAGGTTAATATTTTAGGTGAGCCCGCTTATGCCCATCCTGAACATAGATGTTAAAAaggatttggtggggggggggaatggggtttTCTGTGGTATTTCAAAAGAGTGATGGGAATACTAAAACATAACTGAATAGAACAGGCAGTTTTGTATAACAACGCCCACCCTGACCCCTATTGTCATTAAATCATTAGCTTGTAAACTAGATGGTGCAGATAGCTCCCAAGAATTGGTAACAAtgaccccaccccaaatcccagTTTGTTTTTTGCCTTGGAAGTAGCAATGGGGTGGTGGCAACCCCCCTAAAAGTGACCTTAACTCTGTCTACTTTGTGGCTTTTTGCTGCTACAGCTTTCACCTTTCCCCCAAAACCCAGGTTTTCTTCCAGCTAAACAGGGATCACATACTGGATATGACACTATGTTGCCAAACATATTTAACTAGGTGCTGATAACTCGACGGGCAAGTCCATGTAGAGTAAAGCCGTGCTTCCTATAGTAGTCACATGGGCAATCCTAGCCAAGGAAACATCACTCTAGCAATCAAACAGTTTTGTAACAACCCCTGAAAAATCACCCAAGAGAGGGACCCCTTTCCGCACTCACAAAAATGTTCAGGATGTCTTCTCACCTTTTGGCTCATTCTTTGTAATTGGCAAAATCATCCAGTATTATGCCTGCACAATGCGAGAAACACATGGTGCTACTCAAGAAGTCCTATGGcaaatggatgttgaagatgttggaacttgcagagatggcaaaacttacagcgataatgagagaaaggtcaacaactatgtttatgctggaatggaaacctttgatagaacatctgaaagtgatagagaaaaatgatgtatatgtttgtggattttagtattaagatggggaaaggaggaaagaaggagaaatTGGAGAGAAAGTAAGTAAcgctctgtgaatccaatgtatgagactcagataaattataagaaagaactgaatttgattgaTATATAATtcgtaattaagaaattagtggACATTTTGGGCATGATGAggcctaaaaaaaacccaatgtactttaaccttacccttaaatgtttttagtgtaattgtagttgttttatgtatacctttgtttgtatgtattatatgtgatgtctgtgtaagtgctgttaaaaaaacagatgagggaaagaaaaaagaaaagaaaaaaaagtcctatgaaaGATGAGGCTCCAGAAACAGCTGGAGAACATAGACATTGGCTCTGAGAAATGAGTCTTGTACCTCTTACACCATATTTGCACATGTCTCCAGGCACGTGTGTGACTGGAGTAAGGTGCCCTGAGAGATGTGCAAGGAAGGCTGGAGGAAAATTTTGGATCTCCAAATGCCTGGGCCATCATCTTAATTGTGCTGTCATCCAGGCTTCCTCCTAGGCTTGTCATTGGGGAATGACAAACACTAGGAAGGGTTCGAGACTAAACTAGTTGTTTTCATGCTgcagtgtttttattctttaagaTTAGCGACTGCATGTTGTGCTCTGAGATGTATTTCCTTGTGGTGCCAATTCTGAGTCTTCTGATTATTCTGCAACAGGTGCTCAGCTTGTGGATTCCATTGTCATTGGCCCTGATGAGAATATGGAGCCACCTGTGCTCACATCGGTGCTGCCGCATGACACTACTGGCGGTGTGTCCTTGAAGTTACAGACGGCTGTAAAAATAGTTTCTCAGAGCCGTGGAGCCATTCCAGTTCTGATCTGCAAACTGGACAGTGAAGCAGCCGAAAGGGCTTGTCTGACTGGGGAGATGAATGGCGGCGAAGGCACAAAGATTTCCTTCTTTGAAAGGTGACGACTTCTCGGCAAGAGCCTTGAACTAGGCAGAAGAAGGGTTTCACCGAGGCAGTACCATTTGGACAGCAGAATCTGTTCTGTAATTTACACTTGACTGTCACAATCAATTCCAGATACCTTAAACTAAATTTAGGATCCACTGTTAATATTTTAGGATTGAACTGGGTGGCGGCAGAGAACCCAGAACTCATGCTGACCTTCTTCTGAAGAGGTATATAATAAAGCTACATGGCACATAGCAGACTTTCAGGTAGCCTCCTGGAACTAGGAACAGTCTTTTCAATGCTGGCTTAATAAACAAAAGGTAGACAGGTGATAAATATTTATAAAGAAGGGCATTTTTCGGTTCGTTCTTTTTGCAATCCTCCTCCTCAGAAAATACTAAAGCAAAATATTGAGAACTCATTTCAGATGTCAACAGCCTCAGTCCTTGAATGGTTTGCAATTGAAATCAGCATGACCGCTCTGGCTGCAGCAGACTTAGAAATGTTGAGGCTTTGCTGTCCCATTGTCCCATATCCAGATATGTTTTTCTTTCCTCTCACCACCCCGGCCTGATGCATACACTGCCAGAAAGAATCACTGCAGCCACAGAGTTTCATCATGCATACTGTCCTTTCGTTCACATTACTTCCTGTCTGCCTAGTGCTATGCAACTCTCTGCCAAACCTTGAGAGGCCCATGGGATGGCCCTGAACAACCATTAAAGAATTAGCCAATGAATCTATGAAATCATATTACTATTAAGATAAAACTGGCAACATAAAAACAGTTCCAAATAGTCAAAATAGAAATAAGAAGCAaactcgatgatgatgatgatgccctgAACCAAAATTGTAGCAGTTTGGGCTGCTTCTGTTCAtggttccattccattccccaatCTGTTTACCTTCTCCCACCTACAGCAGTCAATCAGTGTCCCTtgtccactgagcatgttcagtcctcattggtcTTTGTGGGGCATTCTCTATATTGGGTTTGTTTTCTTGGGTGTGGTGGAATGGACACACTTGTGCCCAATCACAGCAACATTAAAATCTTGGTCTTCTCCATTGATCTCTATGGGCAGGTCTGAGTTCCATCCCTGGGGACATCTTAAAATAGCTACTCAGTATGAACCAGGAAGTAATGTATCCAAACAATGTCTGCTGAGCCAATGTGAAATAGTacatgtaggccttagctagactgggcgaaatcccggtGCGAtcaccgggatcgtccctgtgcatccacacgatgcacaggagatccctggatcagggagggatgatcccttccttgccccaggatcgtgccctcgcctttgagcctggtttttctatggtctcaggatgatcctgagactgtggaatgtgtgggcaggcatcgtgggttgtcccgattcctcgcgaggagccaggacccgcacttggggcgcagagctcctcaggagctctgcacccatcgggggtggggtggggggagggggaaaattaaatttaaatttaaaaaaagcctacctttctGCGCACCAGCATTCGTGCAcacttcctctttaagaaaaaaattaaaaatggctacTGCGATGTCCCTGCTCTTCGAGGTCATCGCacaccgtgtgtaaacagagggggagatcttgagataaaaatatcgcaagatcttcacccctctgtcccgctagaccggtagtctagctgaggccagagtttGCTGCAGGCAAAGTCTTCACTGTTCCACAGAGCATCCAGGGCTCTTTGGC containing:
- the LOC134394309 gene encoding uncharacterized protein LOC134394309 — translated: MAAVDCILKLGGSALTQKNQLETLKADSLQRAAAIVSKLRGAGERRCIVVHGAGSFGHFQAKENDVASGAPAGSAASDNLRRGLCLTRLSVTKLNHLVTEQLVSCGVPAVGISPFGSWKTACKNVSQAGIEAVKDVLDAGYVPVLHGDCALDLEQHCCILSGDTIIEVLAMKFFPRRVVFLTDVSGIYSCPPDTPGAQLVDSIVIGPDENMEPPVLTSVLPHDTTGGVSLKLQTAVKIVSQSRGAIPVLICKLDSEAAERACLTGEMNGGEGTKISFFER